The Caloenas nicobarica isolate bCalNic1 chromosome 15, bCalNic1.hap1, whole genome shotgun sequence genome includes a region encoding these proteins:
- the LOC135994698 gene encoding CMP-N-acetylneuraminate-beta-galactosamide-alpha-2,3-sialyltransferase 2-like, producing the protein MLCRRRMQVLLVLCGLLALWQCLRAPTDNLGPFPGAPSLLDTPAAHCTAGANSSVWFNTRYDAAMGPLLTGAAHELPPDVVRWWLTLQGHPNGIQLQDIIQQLFTVLPAPTSDAWDPSRCRTCAVVGNSGRLKGSGHGLEIDAHDWVLRMNRAKIAGFELDVGMRTTHHFMYPESAVNLGPGVHLVLVPFKPLDLQWVASAFSTGALTRTYVRVKQFIKADRNKVLILSPAFLKYIHDNWMQRHGRYPSTGFTALLFALHTCQQVSVFGFGADSEGNWHHYWEKNRWSGAFRRTRVHDADMEFSLIERLAAEGRILFYK; encoded by the exons ATGCTGTGCCGGAGGCGCATGCAGGTGCTGCTGGTCCTGTGCGGGTTGCTGGCCCTGTGGCAATGTCTCCGAGCCCCCACAGACAACCTCGGTCCCTTCCCTGGGGCTCCGTCCCTCCTCGACACCCCCGCTGCCCACTGCACTGCCGGTGCCAACAGCTCTGTGTGGTTCAACACCCGCTACGATGCGGCCATGGGGCCTCTGCTGACGGGCGCAGCCCACGAGCTCCCCCCCGACGTGGTGCGGTGGTGGCTG ACCCTGCAGGGTCACCCGAATGGCATCCAGCTCCAGGACATCATTCAGCAGCTCTTCACTGTCCTCCCAGCACCGACCAGTGACGCGTGGGACCCGTCTCGCTGCAGAACTTGTGCAGTGGTGGGGAACTCAGGGCGGCTAAAGGGCTCTGGCCACGGGCTGGAGATCGATGCCCATGACTGGGTGCTGAG GATGAACAGAGCAAAGATTGCTGGCTTTGAGCTGGATGTTGGCATGAGAACAACCCACCACTTCATGTACCCGGAGAGCGCAGTGAACCTCGGGCCTGGTGTCCACCTCGTCCTCGTCCCCTTCAAGCCACTGGACCTGCAGTGGGTGGCCAGTGCCTTCTCCACCGGAGCGCTCACACG CACCTACGTGAGAGTGAAACAGTTCATCAAAGCTGACAGAAACAAG GTGCTGATCCTGAGCCCAGCTTTCCTCAAGTACATCCACGACAATTGGATGCAGCGCCACGGGCGTTACCCCTCAACCGGCTTCACGGCGCTGCTCTTTGCCCTGCACACCTGCCAGCAG GTCTCTGTGTTTGGCTTCGGAGCAGACAGTGAAGGGAACTGGCACCACTACTGGGAGAAAAACCGCTGGTCCGGAGCCTTTCGCAGGACGAGGGTCCACGACGCTGACATGGAATTCAGCCTCATCGAGAGACTGGCAGCCGAAGGCAGGATTTTATTCTACAAGTGA
- the LOC135994693 gene encoding arf-GAP with SH3 domain, ANK repeat and PH domain-containing protein 2-like, translating into MVWSEVSREEITQEVEKERRTFQLNMCEIRTGTILCHHLIKVNEIKTKEGIDLLQNHIKHCNSSLSFVQECLNTMVKLNKFTEKLILELQSMKIRQEEEKQQLCSLRDQLKTALRLEQKEDPGNKQAGYNMHQLQGTKQYGTEKSGTLLKKSDGLRKVWQKRKCTISNGYLTVSHSTLNRPPAKLNLLTCQVKPNTDDKKCFDLVSHNRTYRFLAEDEQDCVIWVSVLSNSKEEALNVAFSKAQGGGESSQEELTQAIIQEVRGMPGNRECCDCSAPDPTWLSINLGILICIECSGIHREIGANLSRIQSLSLDKLATSELLVVKNIGNSGFNGIMEANLPSFSLKPTEHSDMALRKSFIISKYVEKKYAKRSPAAQCSSLPEATKDKDIFSLLQAYAQNVDLSEPVLAPLQEPGETILHLAVLLSDRTSLHIVDFLVWNSRSLVKRTAEGNTPLHYSCSHNKPDCVKLLLKAKANIAITNKAGETALDVARRMRHSLCEELLLQAQSNKFNPHVHVEYEWRLGHDDMYESDEDLDVKLGPVKRASACPQTCYHLPAAAPRPEAEGTMPWGGWPDTCLPPATHLCSLDVPPAPSYAPPVPPQRAKPAPQRAYSPFLTSSSVFAEDTRSRRGPPLPLSIKHKHTSSEPAPWVPLSPEQPSPTILAPGALKATDPVCMPDPSKVGQPGPYQSLQEPDPCPGHAWAGPPLLPRRSSLNRLLLHRVRALYDCDADREDELTFRTGEIIMVSDKEDSNWWKGWIEGQPHRQGVFPASFVHVLN; encoded by the exons ATGGTGTGGAGTGAGGTGAGCCGGGAGGAGATCACCCAAGAGGTGGAGAAGGAGCGCAGGACCTTCCAGTTGAACATGTGTGAGATAAGGACAGGAACCATCCTGTGCCAC CATCTAATCAAAGTGAATGAGATTAAAACCAAGGAAGGGATTGACCTGCTGCAAAACCACATTAAGCACTGCA ACTCTTCTCTCAGTTTTGTCCAGGAATGTTTAAACACGATGGTAAAACTTAATAAGTTTACAGAGAAGCTCatcctggagctgcagagc ATGAAGAtcaggcaggaggaagagaagcagcagctttgttcCCTCCGGGATCAGCTGAAAACAGCGTTGCGCCTGGAGCAGAAAGAG GACCCTGGGAACAAGCAGGCAGGGTACAACATGCACCAGCTGCAGGGGACCAAGCAGTACGGCACTGAGAAGTCAGGGACTCTCTTGAAGAAAAGCGATGG GTTGAGAAAAGTCTGGCAGAAGAGGAAATGCACCATCAGCAATGGCTATCTGACCGTCTCTCACAGCACG CTCAACCGCCCACCAGCCAAGCTGAATTTACTGACCTGCCAGGTGAAGCCCAACACAGATGACAAGAAGTGCTTCGATCTGGTTTCCC ACAACCGCACATACCGCTTCCTGGCAGAGGATGAGCAGGACTGTGTCAT CTGGGTGTCTGTCCTCAGCAACAGCAAGGAGGAGGCGCTGAACGTGGCCTTCAGCAAGGCACAGGGTGGAGGGGAGAGCAGCCAGGAGGAGCTGACCCAGGCCATCATCCAGGAGGTCAGGGGCATGCCCGGGAACAGGGAGTGCTGCGACTGCTCGGCCCCAG ATCCCACTTGGCTCTCCATTAACCTGGGCATCCTGATCTGCATTGAGTGCTCTGGGATTCATAGAGAGATAGGTGCAAATCTCTCCCGCATCCAGTCGCTGTCCCTGGACAAGCTGGCAACCTCTGAATTGCTG GTGGTGAAGAATATTGGCAACTCTGGCTTCAATGGCATCATGGAAGCGAATCTCCCCAGCTTTTCCCTGAAGCCCACAGAGCACAGTGACAT GGCCTTGCGGAAAAGTTTTATCATTTCCAAGTATGTTGAGAAGAAATATGCCAAGAGGAGCCCTGCTGCTCAGTGCTCCAGCCTCCCAGAAGCCACCAAAGACAAGGACATATTTTCTTTGCTCCAAGCATATGCGCAGAATGTGGATTTGAGCGAGCCTGtgctggcacctctgcag GAACCTGGGGAGACCATTCTCCACCTGGCTGTGCTGTTGTCTGATCGAACCTCTTTACACATCGTCGATTTTCTTGTCTGGAACAG caggagcctggTGAAGCGGACGGCAGAGGGGAACACACCACTTCACTACAGCTGCTCTCACAACAAACCCGACTGTGTCAAACTGCTGCTGAAGGCCAAAGCCAACATTGCCATCA CTAACAAAGCGGGAGAGACGGCCCTGGATGTTGCCAGGAGGATGAGACATTCCCTGTGTGAAGAGCTG ctgctgcaggccCAGAGCAACAAGTTCAACCCTCATGTCCACGTGGAGTATGAGTGGCGGCTGGGCCACGATGACATGTATGAGAGTGATGAAGACCTGGATGTGAAG CTGGGTCCTGTGAAGAGGGCGTCTGCCTGTCCCCAGACCTGCTaccatctcccagctgctgcccccaggccagagGCAGAAGGGACAATGCCCTGGGGTGGGTGGCCGGACACCTGCCTTCCCCCAGCCACCCACCTCTGCAGCCTGGACGTGCCACCAGCCCCCTCCTATGCCCCTCCAGTCCCGCCCCAGCGGGCAAAGCCAG CTCCCCAGAGGGCATATTCACCCTTCCTCACCAGCTCGTCTGTCTTTGCTGAGGACACAAGAAGCAGGAGGGGCCCACCCCTACCTCTGAGCATCAAGCACAAGCACACATCTTCAGAGCCGGCACCATGGGTCCCGCTCAGCCCTGAGCAGCCCAGCCCGACCATCCTGGCTCCAG GTGCCCTGAAAGCCACGGACCCCGTCTGCATGCCTGACCCCAGCAAAGTGGGACAGCCCGGCCCATACCAGTCCCTCCAGGAGCCAGATCCATGTCCTGGCCATGCCTGGGCTGGcccacctcttcttcctcgGAGGAGCAGTTTG AACAGGCTGCTGCTCCACAGAGTCCGTGCTCTCTATGACTGCGATGCTGACCGGGAAGATGAGCTGACGTTCCGCACAGGCGAGATCATTATGGTGTCTGACAAGGAGGACAGCAACTGGTGG AAAGGGTGGATTGAAGGACAGCCTCACAGGCAAGGTGTTTTCCCTGCTTCTTTCGTTCATGTGCTCAATTAG